The DNA segment AGCACGATACGAGCGGCGTACGAACCCGAGCATCGGCACGGCCGTCGACCGCGACAACACACCGGTGACCACGGCCGTGGCGGTGATCGCGATCGCCAAGGCGAGATAGAGCTCCGGCAGCTCGCTGCTCTTCGCGCGGATGAACAACGCGAAGAAAAACATCATGAAAGCGACCGTGCCGACCGGCTGGCCGAAGAGCTTGATGCCGAAAAGGCACAGCGCCGCGAAAATCACCGCCAGGAAGACCAGATCGGCGATGATCTTGCGCTCAGCCAGCAAAGTGGCCACCGTCAACGAAAACGCGGCCGGCGCGAAAAGCAACGCGATGACGGCGACGCGTTTGAGCCGGGTCGCGTCGAAGCGCTGCGACGATGACACCATCGCCGCGCTGGCGCCGAGCAGGACAACCTGCGGCGTCGGATGCAGCGTCAAGAAGATGACACCGACGGCGACGCCGACACTGGCGACGACCCCCAGCGCATACCGGAGCCGGCTCAGGCCGGGATCGGAGGAGACCAGCCTGCTGGCCGCGGCACCGGCGAGCTCACGGACCCGCGGCGCCGGACCGTACACATCGCCGACGACCCCCACCCATGGAAGTCTAGGAGCGTCTCTGGAAACTGTGGTGGTCGAGAGTCGAGATCCAAACGTCGTCTGCCGGTGCCGGACGAAAGCCCAAATAGCAGAGCTATGGTGGGTTTTCGTCCGGTGCCGGCAGGCGGCGTTTGGGCTCGGCTATCGGCTGCCACAGTTTTCAGACACGCTCTAAGGACGTGGCAGCGAGGTGATCTCCTTGACCTGCGCGAGGTCGACCTTCGGTACGCGCTCGAAGGTGAGCAGGCCGTTGATCTCCTGCTCGACATCGGTCAGCTGCGTGTAGCAGAAGCCCTGCACGGCGTGCGTGTTGACCAACGCCTCGACCAGATCGCGATAGCGCTTGAGGAAGTCCTCCGGCGTCTCGGCCGTCGTGTAACCCCAGCCACCGCCATCGACCGCGAACGCGATTCCGCCGCATTCGGTCACCAGGATCGGTTGCCCGCCGTACGAGCTGCCCGGTACGAACGCCGGCATGCTGGCCGCCTCGGCCGCGACGGCCTCGTCGGGATCGCGGTAGTTCACCGCGACGATGTCTCCGGTGCGATAGTCGTGCAGCGTCAGCAGATCGGTTTCCGCGTGTTGCCAGCCGTCGTTGGAAATGACCAGCCGCGACGGGTCGAGCGATTTCGTCAGGTGATAGAGCGCGCGCAGATGCGCACGCTGCTGCGGATTGGTGTCGAGCTGCGGCACGGCCCAGCTCTCGTTCATCGGCGTCCACGCGATGATGCACGGATGGTTGTGGTCGCGGCGCAGGACTTCGGTCCATTCGCTGGTGATCCGGCCGACGTAGTCGCGTGAGTACGCGTACGCGTTGGCCATTTCGCCCCACACCAGGAAACCGAGCCGATCGGCCCAGTAGAGCCAGCGCGGATCCTCGACTTTCTGGTGTTTGCGCGCGCCGTTGAAGCCGAGCTCCTTGGCCAGCTCGATGTCGCGGCGCAGGTCGTCGTCGCTCGCCGCGGTCAGCACACCGCCGGGGAAATAGCCCTGGTCGAGCACCAGACGCTGGAAATACGGCCGGCCGTTGAGAAAGACGCGACCGTCACGCGCTTCCACGCTGCGCATGCCGAAATAGCTGTCGAGCTCGTCGACCAACGTGTTTTCGCTGTCGTAGACCCGGATTCTCAGGTCGTAGAGGTCCGGCTGCTCCGGGCTCCACAGCGCCACACCGTTCCAGCCGCCGACGTTTCCGCCCGGTGCCTCCAGATTCAGCCGGCGTACGGTCAGCGTGTGGTCGGTGCGCGCGCCGTCCGCAGTGAACGACTCGGTGCGTACGACGTCGCCGCGGAACGACAGCTCCAGCTCGATCCGCGCGCCTTCCGGGTTTCCGGCCAGGCTCAGCTCGAGCTCGGCGGCCCCACTGTCCACATTGGGCGTGAGGTGCAGTTCGGCCAGGTGCAGCGCGGAAACCGGCTCCAGCCAGACGCTCTGCCAGATGCCGGTGGTCGGCGTGTAGAAGATGCTGTCCGACTGCGGCAGCCAGTATTGCTTGCCACGCGGCAGATCCAGCGCCGTCATGTCGTCCTCGACGCGGACGACCAGCGTCGACTCGCCGTCGCTCAGCGCGTCGGTGATGTCGGCGCTGAACGGCGTGTGGCCACCGCTGTGGTCGGCCACCTGTACGCCGTTGACCCACACCGTCGCGTGATAGTCGGCGGCGCCGACGTGCAGCAGGACGCGGTCGGTTGCCGCGGCACCGTCCGGCCGCGCGACCGTACGCGCATACCAGACGATGTCGTGCCGGTCGTCGGCGCCGATCCCGGACAGCTTCGACTGCGGCGCGAACGGCACGACGATCCGCTGGTCGAGCGCACCGGCGGCCAGTTCGGCCACCGTCGAGGCGAACCACCGCTCGGCCAGCCCGGCGCCTGCGTCGTCGAACCCGAAGGCCCACTCGCCGTTGAGGCTGGTCCACCGGTCCCGGCGCAGCTGGGGCCGCGGATATTCGGGACGGGGCTGGTGTAATGGAGGGTGAGTCACCACGAAAACCTTGCCTGCCTAGCTTCGCCGGAATGAGGTCCAACCACGGATCATTGCAACGTTGTAACGGTACGGCAATGGTAACGCGCACGCTGGCCACATGCGGTTTCCCGTTCGTGCATCTCGACTCAACGGCGTTGGATACCCGACGGTAGGCACCGTCAAACGGTCATACGTCGGGTTTGGTGGCGAGGATGTCGGTATGCGGCGCGCCGGAGCCGGTGTACTGCCGCATGAAGCTGACCCAGCCGTCCGCGCACGACACCGTCGTCGTGGCCGACAGCTCCTCCCCCGGGCTTCGATAGACGACCTCGACCGCGCTCCCCGGCCGCCAGCGGCGGATCTCCACGCTTGTCGGAGTCTCGCGATGGTTGTAGTAGAGCCAGCCGTCGCACGTACGCAACGACCCGGTCATGCCGTCGTCGACACGCTGCCGGGTCCCCGCGACCGCCGCGACGACCGGCGAGTGCTCGACGTCCGAGTCCGTGTCCGAGGCATCTGACCAGGCGCTCCACGACCCGGCGCTGGCGCCGGCGTACTGCCGGCACGGCGAACCGGAGAAACGCGTGACAGCGCCGGTGAAAGCCAGCCGGACCAGCCGCCGGCAGCCGGCCGGTTGGCCTGTCGTCGACGGCCGCTCGGAGTTTTCCACGAAGGTGACCGAGGTCGGGTCCGTACCCAGGAAACCCGGCAGCCAGCCGGCCGGCGAGCAGTACGCGACGGCGGCAGTCACCTGGCTGACCTCGCCGACCGCCACGCATCCGCGGCCGTTCCGATCCGTGACATACGCATAGTGGCCGTCGCCGGCGGTGACCTCGGGGTCCACGGTGGACACCGGCGGCCGGAGCGCGAGCGGTGTCGCTTTTCCGTCGCTCAGCTGGTAACGCGTGACGACATACCAGGGTTTTGGCGCGTACGGCGGCTCCGTGTCGGAGTCGACCGCGATCGCGAAGCCAGCGGTCAGAAAAACGTCCTCGACGTGCCATCCGTCGGAGCGATGCGCGGCGCGATGGCGTACGACCACCTTGCCCGTCCGTGTGTCGACGACCGTGGAGTCATCGTGATGCGGACTCGCGTAATAGCGGCCGTCGTAAAGCAGCGGACCACTGTCGCCGTTGACGACGGTTTCCGTACGCTGGAAGGGAAAGGTCCACAGTCGTACGGTCGGCGCGGCCTCCGCGGCCTGGCGCTTGGGCACCGGCTGCGGCGCGGCCGTACAACCGGCCAGCAGCACCAGGACCGCGGCCGCGAGGAGCCAGCATCGCCTGCTCACATCACCAGCCGTCCGAAAACTCCCGGCATCGCGCGATAACTCGCCTGGTTGGCGGCGAACGCCAGGGAGACGGCCAGTTCCTTCTGGCCGGCGGTCTGCGCGCCGCCGGAGGTGAAGGTCGCCTCGTTGTAGACCTCGTCGTAGATGACCGTCCGCCGGTCCGTGTCATAACCGTTGACGGCCTGGAAGTGACCGCCGTGATTCACCCGCAGATAAGGAAAATACGCCTTGTAGAGCTTGACCTGCTGGATGGCCGGATGGTTGCGTTCGTAGATCGCCGCGCGGACGTACGACAAATAGGTGTTGGCGTCGGTGTCACCGGTCGACACCGCCTGATAGGGCCCGGCGCGGCCGCGGTCGGTGAAATAGTTGAGCACCGCCGGGATGTCGGAGACCGAGGTTCCGCCGGACTCGGTCACGTGCAGCCGATAGGCCCAGGTGCCCTGCGACGCGGTGGCGCTGTGTCCGTATGCGACGGCGGCGACGCTGGCCGGTCCGCAATACCAGTAGGTCTCCTGCTCGACCATGGCCATAGGCATGACGCGGCGAGCCGGCGCCGCGCTGGCGCTCATCAGCCTTACCCTCGGCGCGCGTACGGCGGCGGCGATCTCGTCGCGCTCGGCGGCGACCCGCTGGTCGTACGGCATCGCCGCGAACCGCCGCGCCGTGCCGAGCAGCGTCGCGACGCCACCATCGATCTCCGGACCGGCCGCCGCCTTGCGCAGCATCGCGTCCAGGTCGCCGTCGGACAGCGGTCGCGGCATCAAGCCGATGTGCATGCAATATTGCCGGCCAGCGGCCACCTGCTCACACCGGATCACCGCCTTGAGCAATGCAAACGGTGAGGCGTTGGCCAGTTGCGCGTCGGTCGGCGTGGTGCGCTCGACCGCCGCGATGGCCACCTGGCCGTCGGCCGCGACGGCCGGTGTCGTGCTCGCCAGCAGCAGCATCGCCGCGGCCAGTGTTGCGACTCGTGCGTACATGCTCCCCTCCCGAAAAAGGAGCATAAGCCTCATTAGTTCATTTTCACCACATGAGCCTCATATGCCTCCAGTGCCTCCGGTGATGCCGGCAGCAGCGGCAGGCGTACGGCCGGTGTCGCGAGCTGGCCGGCGGCGTGCAGGGCGGCCTTGATGACGGTCGGATTGGGCTCGGTGAACAGCGCGGCCGACAGCGGAGCGAGCCGATGGCCCAGCTCACGGCCGCCGGTCGCGTCGCCGTCGAGCCACGCGCGTACGAGTGCGGCGAACTGGTCGGTCGCGAGGTGCGCGGACGCGAGGATCGCGCCGGAACCGCCGAGCGCGAGCAGCGGTGACGCGTAGAGATCGTCGCCTGCCAGCACGGAAAACTCTCGGGGCTTCGCCGCCATCAGCCCTACGGTGTCGTCGTCGATCGCGCCGACCGCGTGTTTCGTGCCGATGATTCCGGGGATGTCGGCGAGCTGGCAGATGGTCTGCCAGCTGAGCGTTTGGCCGGTGCGGTAAGGAATGTTGTAGATCACCAGCGGCACCGGACTTTCCGTTGCCAGCATGCGGAAATGCTCGACGACACCGGCCTGTCCCGGCCGTGTGTAGTACGGCACGACCGTCAGCGCGGCGGTGACCTCGGGTGTCTTTGCCAGCGCTCGCAAGGCTTCCACGGACGTACGCGTGTCGTTGCCGCCGGCTCCGACGACCAGCTCGGCGCCGTGGTCACGGCAGATTGTGGCCGCCAGACTGAGAATGTCGCGCTTCTCGCCGGCGGTCAGCGTCGCCGGCTCGCCGGTCGTACCGAAGACGACGAGGCCGCGCGCTCCGTCGCCGAGCAGGCGGTCGGCGAGTTTTTCCAGCGCGGCAAGGTCGATCCGGTCATCGGCGGTGAACGGGGTGATCAGCGGGATGTAGAGGCCTTCCATGCCGCTCAGCGTCCCGCGCGCCGATTCGGTAGGTCCAGTTCAGGTTTGTTGCGTTGACCGTAAGCTGAGCTGATGCTGGACGTACGCAGGCTCCGCCTCCTCCGCGAGCTGTCCCATCGCGGCACGATCGCCGCCGTCGCCGAAGCGCTCGCCTACACGCCGTCGGCGGTGTCGCAACAGCTCACCGCGCTCGAACGCGAAGCAGGCGTGCCCCTGCTCCGGCGCACCGGCCGGCGTGTCACTCTCACTCCGGCCGGCGCGCAGCTCGTCGACCACACCGAGTCCGTACTCGCCACTCTCGAACGCGCCTCGGCCGCGCTCGCCGCGACCCGCGAGACACTGACCGGTCACCTGCGGATCGGCGCTTTCCCCACCGCCATGCGGACTTTGCTGCCGCCAGCACTGGTCGCACTCGGCTCGGCGCATCCTGCCCTTGAGCTCACCGTCCGCGAACTCGACCCGTCGGCCGTCGCCGACGCGCTGCGCACGGACCGGCTCGACCTCGCCTTGGTCAACTCATACGATTTCGTACCGGCCGATCCGGAGCCCGGCGTGGAAACCGAACATCTCCTCGACGAAACCATCTATCTGGCCGCCACAGCCGCGCGTACCATCGCCGACTGCCGCGACTCCCCCTGGATCCTCGCCAGCCCCGAAACCCTCTGCCACACCATGGCCGTACGCGCCTGCCAGGCCGCCGGTTTCACCCCACAAGCCCGCCATCACGCCGACGATTTCGTGACAGTGTTGGCTTTGGTGGCCGCTGGCCAGGGAGTGGCGCTGGTGCCGGAGCTCGGTGCCGTCCACCCTCCTGCCGGGGTTGTCCTGTCTGCCTTGAAAAGTCGCCGGCGCACACTCGTGGCGTACCGGAGCGGGACCGGTCAACATCCGGCAGTCGCCGCGGCGGTGGCCGCCTTGAAGGAGAGTCGCTGACCGTCATTTTTGTTGATGTGGCTGGGGTTTAGGGGTTCGGACTGCGTGGCGGGTTGGATGAGGGTGGAGTGTGTAGAGGCGAGGTGGATGGGGTTGCGTTTTCTGATTGTTGCGTTGGGCGAGTGGTTGGGTTTCTTGATTGTTGCGTTTTGGGGGTGGTGGCGCCTTCGCGGCGGGCGCTCCTGCGCGGAGGGCGACCTCAAGGGGAGGGGCGCGGGGTCCCGTCGTTGGTCCGGTTGGGTGCCGCGTGTGCGGTTGGGTGGGTGGACCGGGAGTGTGGCTGGGGCGCCGGAGGTGCGGTGGCCTCCCGGTGGGTGGCGTGGGGGTCCACTATGTGGGATGCGAAGGCGTATGGAGCGCTAAATGTCTGGATTGCGAGGCTCGCCGATGGCATGAATGTCGAGTTACTTGCGTTGGACGCAAGAAACAAGGCTTTCACGCCGCCGCGATCACCGGAGGCTGTGACGGGTGTGACTACTGAGGCTGATAATGCTGTTGTGCCTGCCGAGTTGCAACAAATGTCGGTTTTGATGTCTTGTTAAACAAGTATTACGCAGTCAGCCCGCCTCGCCCGCATTATCAGCCACGCCAGTCACACCAGCACCACTCCGGACGCTGTGATTGGCGTCCATGCCGACGGGTTGCTTCCCACACGTGACCTGGCTGGAGAACCCAGCCCCGCCCGCAAACCGCCGCCCGCACAGGAGACGCAACCACCTCCCCACGCAACAACCAGGGGACCCAGCCACCTCCCAACGCGACAACCAGAAACCACAACCACTCCACCCCGCCGCAACCACCACCGCCGCAACCACCTCCCGCCACCACACCCAGCACCACACCACCTCCCCCACAACAGACCCGCGCCTACCCCACACCGCCACGATCTGAAAAGCCTTCTCCCCACACCAAATCCGCCCCAACTGTGGGTAGCGGAATGGATGCGCAGCCATGCCGCCTCCGACTACCCTTGGACCATGACAACCCGGGCCGCTCCTCTGAAAACGGCGGCCTCGGAAGCCGTCCAGCCGGCCAGCATTGCCGCGCTTGTCACGGCGTTGGTGCTGTCGGTCCTGTTGATCGTGGTGCTGGGGCTGGTCGCCGCCGAGGTCGGACTGTACGCGTGGGAGAGCGTCGGTGGTGCGAAGCCGTCGCCCAACCAGTTGACGACGATGGCCTGGCTGGTGCTGATGTCCGGCGGTGTCGGTGGGCTGGCGGCGAACCGGCTGGTACGGCGGGTTTTCCGGATCGGCGCGCCGGGGCCGATCTGGTACAGCTGCGCCGGTGTGGCGCTCGGCGCGGTGCCGGCCGGCATCTGGTTGGCGATCCACGCGGCCAACCAGGCGGCGGCGACGGCCAACATGCCGACGACGGCTGGTGCGACCGCGCAGCGGCTGCTCACGGTGATGTTCGCGGCGCTCGGTGGTGTGCTGGTGGTGGCCGTACGACCGTATCTGCGGCTGGTCGGCGCGAGCCTTGGCGGCACGGCGGTGGTGGTGTTGGCGTTCGCGATCGTGTCGCTGTTCGCCAAGAACGGCAACGTACGGCTCGGCCTGCTGCAGTTCGGCGCGCTCGGCGACGCGGAGATGGCGCCGAGCTATTTCAGTCCACTGTTCATCGAGGCCGCGATCGCGGCGGCGCTGCCGGCGACGATCGTCGCCTGGCTCGGCCGCCACCGCGACCAGCCGTGGGGTGAGGCGGCGCTGGCCGGCGTGGCCGGTCCGTTCGTGGTCGGCCTGTCCTACCTGATCGCCGGCAACGGCATCAAGGACACCGTCGACTCGGTGCGTCCGTGGCTGTACGTGCAGGCCGCCGCGGCGCTGGCCTTCCTGCTCGCCGCGTACACGGGGCGGATGACCGCGCGCAACGACCACATCGCCGTGCGTCCGATGCCGCACCGCTATCTCTGGTGGGTCGCGGGCGCGATCGTGGGCGCGCTGATGGGGATGATCGCCTCAATCGTATTCTTCAACCTGGGACCGTTTCCGTTCAGCATCGGCGCGGCCAGCGAACAGGTCACCGGCAACATGCGGACGAACGACAACTCGGTCCTGGTCAGTGCCAGCGCGACGCTCATCGGGCTGGCGGTGGCCATCCCCGTCCTGATCGAGGCGGTCTGGTCCGTGGTGGCCAGCCAGCGGAGGCGCGCGTGAGTCAACTGCCGGCCGACAGCATGCAGGCAGCAAGGTGGTACGGCCGACGTGACGTCCGCGTCGTCGACGTGCCGGTCCCCACAGATCCGCGGCCGGGCTGGCTGGTCGCCAAGGTCGACGCCTGCGGATTGTGCGGCACCGACATCGAGGAATATCTGCACGGTCCGCTGCTCACCCCGGTCGACGAGCCGTTTGCGCTGACCGGCGCGACCGCGCCGCTGACCCTCGGCCACGAGCTGGTCGGCACGGTCACCGAGGTGGTCGGCGACGGCGTGACGCTCACCCCGGGCACGCGGGTGGCGATCGAAGGCAACCTGTTCTGCGGCGAGTGCGACTGGTGTCGCCGCGGCCAGACCAACGTCTGCCCGCGCTCTGGCCAGCTCGGCCAGCGTACGGACGGCGGCCTCGCGCATTACGTGGCGACACCGGAATACTGCTGCATCCCCTACTCCGCCGACCTGCCGCCGGGGCAGGCCGCCCTCGCCGAGCCGTTGTCGGTGGCCGTACGCGCGATCCGCCGCGGCCGCGTCGGCGTCGGCGACCGCGTCGCAGTCGTCGGCGGTGGCACGGTCGGCCTGCTCACCGCGCAGGTGGCCCGGATCGCCGGCGCCGACACGGTGATGCTGGTCGAGCCCAACCCCGTACGCCGCGCACTGGCCAGCTCTTTCGGCGCCGATGTCGCGGTCACTCCGGAGGAGGCGCAGGCGGCGGCGACCGCGAGCACCGGCGGCCACGGCCTGGACGTCGTGCTCGACTGCGCCGGCGTACGCCAGGCGACGCCGCAGGCCATCGAGCTGACCAGGCGGGCCGGCCGGACCGTGCTGGTGGCGATCTATCCCGGCGACCTCACCTTCGACGCGCTCGACTTCCTGGCCAGCGAGAAGGAACTGATCGCGTCGATGTCGCACACCTACACCGCCGACTATCCGGACGCCGTACGGCTGCTGGAGACCGCGAAGGTCGACGTACGCCCGCTGATCACCGACCGCGTGGCGCTGCCGGACGTCGTACGCGACGGGTTCGAGGCTCTGGTCGCCGAGCCACAGAAGCATCTCAAAGTGGTCGTAGAGCCGCATCCGCGAGATAACTGACGGCGGCACCGCGTAGGCTCGGCCACACGGGCGGCGAGATGTGAACCAATCCCGGCTTCGGTGCGTCTAACCCGAAGTGATGACGATAGGACCGCGCATATGACGGACGTGAGCGTGCAGCAGCCGGCTGAGCGGCCCAACTCGCGCGCGCTGCCGCCGTGGTTGTCCACCGCCCAGCCGTGGGTGTCGCTGGTGCTGCGGCTGGCGCTCGGGATCATCTGGCTGGCCGCCGCCCTGCCGAAGATCACCGACGTCGACGGCAACGTCCGCAGCGTACGGGTCTACGAGCTCGGCGTGCCGGACGTCGTCAACCAGGTCATCGGCATCGGCCAGCCGTTCCTCGAGCTGCTGCTGGGGTTGCTGTTGATCGTCGGAGTCGCGACCAGATGGGTCTCCGCGTTCTCCGGCCTGGTGTTCCTGATCTTCATCGGCGGCATCGCCTCGGCCTGGGCACGCGGCCTGCGGATCGACTGCGGCTGCTTCTCCAAGGGTGGCCAGCTGGCCGCCGGCGCCGACCCGGCCTACCTGCAGGAGATCGTGCGAGACAGTGGCTTCCTGCTGATCGCCGTGCTGCTGGTGATCTGGCCGCTGTCGAAGTTTTCGGTGGACGCCCTGCTCCGCCGGTTCAGTGTGACCGCCGCCGATCTGGAGGACGGCGACGACGACGAGGAGAACGTGTGAGCAAGAACAGCCCCCGCTCGACCGTGACCACCAAGGGCAAGGGGAAGGCCGCGCAGAGCCGGGCCCGGCAGGTCGCCGCGCAACGGCTCGCCGCGCAGCGCCGTAAGCAACGGATCATCACCTTCTCGATCGTCGCCGTCGTCGTGGTCGCCGTGCTGGCCGTGGTCGGCGTGGTCGGCGTGACGGTGTGGAACCAGACGCACAAGCCGGCGCCGCCGCTGGCCGCGCCCAAGGGTGGCACCACCAGCGGCATCTACGTCGGCCCACCGACCGCCAAGGTGACCGTCGAGCTCTACATCGACTTCATGTGCCCGATCTGCAACCAGTTCGAACAAACCACCGGTCCGACGCTGGACAAGATGGTGCAACAGGGCCAGATCCGGATCTACTACCACCCCGTCGCCTACCTTGACCGCTCGTCGCAGGGCACCATGTACTCGACCAGGGCCTCCGGCGCCGCCGCGTGTGCCGCCGACGCCGGCGTCTTCGACAAGTTCCGCTCGATCCTCTACCAGAACCAGCCGCAGGAGAACACGCCCGGCCTGACCAACCAGCAGCTGATCCAGTTCGGCCAACAGGCCGGCGTCAAGGACACGGCGACCTTCGAGAAGTGTGTCAACGACGGCAAATACAGCACCTGGACGGCCAACCTGACCGACGCCGCGTCCAAGGGCGGGGTCAGCGGTACGCCGACCGTCAAGGTCAACGGCACGCTGGTCGGCGCCAAGGACACCGTGCCGAACACGCAGACCGTCACCGACGCGATCAACAAGGCGCTCGGCACCAAGAAGTAGGGTCCGGCGGCCGATTGTCGCCAGCCTGGTCGTACTGTTGCGCCATGACGGATACGGCCAGGCTGGCGCCGGGTGACGCGGCGCCCGACTTCGATCTCGAGACCGACTCCGGCGACCGGCTGCGGCTCGCCGACCTGCGCGGCAAGCGCACCATCCTGTACGTCTACCCCACCGCCCTGACACCGGGCTGCACCACGCAGGCCTGCGACTTCCGGGACAGCCTCGACGCGCTGCAGACGGCCGGCTACCAGGTCGTCGGGCTGTCCCGCGACCCGGTCGCCAAGCTGGTCAAGTTTCGCGAGAAGGAGCACCTCACCTTCCCGCTGCTGTCCAATGTGGACACCGACGTGCTGAAGGCCTACGGCGCGTTCGGCGAACGCAAGCTCTACGGCAAGACGGTGACCGGTCCGATCCGCTCCACGTTCGTGATCGACGCGGACGGCAAGATCGAGAAGGCCATGTACAACGTCAAGGCCACCGGCCACGTCGCCAAGCTCCGCCGCGACCTAGACATATAGCGCACGTCACGGGAACTCCTCGGTGCGACAGGACGACCTGCACAGCAGAGAGTCGGACCCTAAGAGGAGTTGGGACCAGTGACGTTCCCCCACCGCACCGTCCGCCGGACCGGCGCGCTCGCGCTCGCAGCCGGCATCGGCGTCGCCGCCTCGCTGGCCATCGCCGCGCCGGCTGCCGCGCACGTACACGTCTATCCGGACGCCACCGCGGCCGGCAGCTACGCCAAGCTGACCTTCCGCGTCCCCAACGAGGAGGACGGCGCCGACACGACCAAGATCGTGATCACCGTGCCGACCGACCACCCGCTGCGGTCGGTGCGTACGAAACCGCACGCCGGCTGGACCGCCACGACGACGACCGTCAACCTGCCGAAGGCGGTCAACGTCGGCGACGCGACCATCACCAAGGCGGTCAACTCGATCACCTTCACCGCCGCCGCCGGCCAGGGGATCAAGCCGGGCGAGTTCGACGAGTTCGACGTGTCGGTGGGGCCGCTGCCGGAGGGCGCGAAGCAGCTCGTCTTCCCAACCGCGCAGTATTACTCGGACAACAAGGTAGTGAACTGGAACCAACCGACCCCGGCAAACGGCCAGGAGCCGGAGAATCCCGCCCCGGCCTTCGCGCTCACCGCCAAGACGGCCGACCACGATATGGCAGCATCGGAGCCAACCCCCACCGCCACCGCCAGCTCGGACGGCCTCGCGCGTGGCCTTGGAGTCGCCGGCCTCGTCTTCGGCCTCCTCGGCATCGGCGTCGCCGGGTGGGCCGTGCTGCGCCGACCCTCTGGAGCCAAGTCGTCGTGAGACTCGCACTGCGCTTTCTGGTCCTGCTGGCCGCCATCGCCGGCCTCGCCGTCACAGCACCTGCGTACGCGCACGACGTACTCGTCTCCTCGACGCCGGCCAGCGGCGCGTCCGTACCGGCACCGCGGATGGTCACCTTCGTCTTCAACGACGTGGTGCTCAACAAGTTCGCGGCCGTCGTGGTGACCGGTCCGGACGGCAAGCAATACCAGGACGGCGCACCGCGAGTGGTCGACACCTCGGTGTCGGTCAACGTCAAGCCGCTGAGCGCGAAAGGCGCCTACACCGCGTCCTACCGGATCGTGTCAGCCGACGGCCATCCCGTGTCCGGCGACATCACGTTCACCGTGACGAGCACGACCCCCGGCAGCCTCGACCCCAACGCGCCAGGCGTGACCCAGACAACCGCGCCACCGGCAGCGGCCGCCAGCGGCGGCGACGCCACACCATGGGTGATCGGCATCGGCGTGGCGATTCTGGTGCTGGCGCTCGGCGCCGTCTTCCTGGCCACCCGCCGCCGCCAACCAGTCGAACAGCCAGAGCCCATCGACGACAACGAGCCAGCCGCCACCGGACCCGACT comes from the Fodinicola acaciae genome and includes:
- a CDS encoding glycoside hydrolase family 2 protein codes for the protein MTHPPLHQPRPEYPRPQLRRDRWTSLNGEWAFGFDDAGAGLAERWFASTVAELAAGALDQRIVVPFAPQSKLSGIGADDRHDIVWYARTVARPDGAAATDRVLLHVGAADYHATVWVNGVQVADHSGGHTPFSADITDALSDGESTLVVRVEDDMTALDLPRGKQYWLPQSDSIFYTPTTGIWQSVWLEPVSALHLAELHLTPNVDSGAAELELSLAGNPEGARIELELSFRGDVVRTESFTADGARTDHTLTVRRLNLEAPGGNVGGWNGVALWSPEQPDLYDLRIRVYDSENTLVDELDSYFGMRSVEARDGRVFLNGRPYFQRLVLDQGYFPGGVLTAASDDDLRRDIELAKELGFNGARKHQKVEDPRWLYWADRLGFLVWGEMANAYAYSRDYVGRITSEWTEVLRRDHNHPCIIAWTPMNESWAVPQLDTNPQQRAHLRALYHLTKSLDPSRLVISNDGWQHAETDLLTLHDYRTGDIVAVNYRDPDEAVAAEAASMPAFVPGSSYGGQPILVTECGGIAFAVDGGGWGYTTAETPEDFLKRYRDLVEALVNTHAVQGFCYTQLTDVEQEINGLLTFERVPKVDLAQVKEITSLPRP
- the dapA gene encoding 4-hydroxy-tetrahydrodipicolinate synthase; amino-acid sequence: MEGLYIPLITPFTADDRIDLAALEKLADRLLGDGARGLVVFGTTGEPATLTAGEKRDILSLAATICRDHGAELVVGAGGNDTRTSVEALRALAKTPEVTAALTVVPYYTRPGQAGVVEHFRMLATESPVPLVIYNIPYRTGQTLSWQTICQLADIPGIIGTKHAVGAIDDDTVGLMAAKPREFSVLAGDDLYASPLLALGGSGAILASAHLATDQFAALVRAWLDGDATGGRELGHRLAPLSAALFTEPNPTVIKAALHAAGQLATPAVRLPLLPASPEALEAYEAHVVKMN
- a CDS encoding LysR family transcriptional regulator, which translates into the protein MLDVRRLRLLRELSHRGTIAAVAEALAYTPSAVSQQLTALEREAGVPLLRRTGRRVTLTPAGAQLVDHTESVLATLERASAALAATRETLTGHLRIGAFPTAMRTLLPPALVALGSAHPALELTVRELDPSAVADALRTDRLDLALVNSYDFVPADPEPGVETEHLLDETIYLAATAARTIADCRDSPWILASPETLCHTMAVRACQAAGFTPQARHHADDFVTVLALVAAGQGVALVPELGAVHPPAGVVLSALKSRRRTLVAYRSGTGQHPAVAAAVAALKESR
- a CDS encoding zinc-binding dehydrogenase encodes the protein MSQLPADSMQAARWYGRRDVRVVDVPVPTDPRPGWLVAKVDACGLCGTDIEEYLHGPLLTPVDEPFALTGATAPLTLGHELVGTVTEVVGDGVTLTPGTRVAIEGNLFCGECDWCRRGQTNVCPRSGQLGQRTDGGLAHYVATPEYCCIPYSADLPPGQAALAEPLSVAVRAIRRGRVGVGDRVAVVGGGTVGLLTAQVARIAGADTVMLVEPNPVRRALASSFGADVAVTPEEAQAAATASTGGHGLDVVLDCAGVRQATPQAIELTRRAGRTVLVAIYPGDLTFDALDFLASEKELIASMSHTYTADYPDAVRLLETAKVDVRPLITDRVALPDVVRDGFEALVAEPQKHLKVVVEPHPRDN
- a CDS encoding MauE/DoxX family redox-associated membrane protein → MTDVSVQQPAERPNSRALPPWLSTAQPWVSLVLRLALGIIWLAAALPKITDVDGNVRSVRVYELGVPDVVNQVIGIGQPFLELLLGLLLIVGVATRWVSAFSGLVFLIFIGGIASAWARGLRIDCGCFSKGGQLAAGADPAYLQEIVRDSGFLLIAVLLVIWPLSKFSVDALLRRFSVTAADLEDGDDDEENV
- a CDS encoding DsbA family protein, whose product is MSKNSPRSTVTTKGKGKAAQSRARQVAAQRLAAQRRKQRIITFSIVAVVVVAVLAVVGVVGVTVWNQTHKPAPPLAAPKGGTTSGIYVGPPTAKVTVELYIDFMCPICNQFEQTTGPTLDKMVQQGQIRIYYHPVAYLDRSSQGTMYSTRASGAAACAADAGVFDKFRSILYQNQPQENTPGLTNQQLIQFGQQAGVKDTATFEKCVNDGKYSTWTANLTDAASKGGVSGTPTVKVNGTLVGAKDTVPNTQTVTDAINKALGTKK
- the bcp gene encoding thioredoxin-dependent thiol peroxidase, producing MTDTARLAPGDAAPDFDLETDSGDRLRLADLRGKRTILYVYPTALTPGCTTQACDFRDSLDALQTAGYQVVGLSRDPVAKLVKFREKEHLTFPLLSNVDTDVLKAYGAFGERKLYGKTVTGPIRSTFVIDADGKIEKAMYNVKATGHVAKLRRDLDI